One window of Nostoc sp. C052 genomic DNA carries:
- the psb34 gene encoding photosystem II assembly protein Psb34 gives MYTTVNENGVLNNYAPVPQVYCAEYPAIWEQRNYVIQGAVAAMFVTALVLVAFAVS, from the coding sequence ATGTATACCACTGTTAATGAAAACGGCGTTCTCAACAATTACGCTCCTGTTCCCCAGGTATACTGCGCTGAATACCCGGCAATTTGGGAACAACGTAACTACGTTATACAAGGTGCAGTTGCAGCTATGTTTGTTACCGCTCTAGTTTTGGTTGCTTTTGCGGTTAGCTAA
- a CDS encoding MBL fold metallo-hydrolase — protein sequence MVITNTQSGTNVYEVAEGIYRINTPIALPGGVGGFSFNQYLIVDDESLIFHTGPRKMFPLVREAVASILPVERLRYIAFSHVEADECGSLNEWLAVAPNSSPLCGTIAAMVSVNDLADRSARSLEDGELLSLGKNSIRWFDTPHLPHGWDCGFLMEERTKTLFCGDLFTQGGVEIEPLTESDILGKSEAFRHGMDYFSHTKNTRLLLDKLAATEPATLACMHGSAWRGDGAKLLRDLADALSV from the coding sequence ATGGTCATAACAAATACCCAGTCAGGAACGAATGTCTATGAAGTTGCTGAGGGGATTTACAGGATTAATACACCGATCGCCCTCCCAGGTGGAGTGGGAGGATTTTCATTCAATCAATACCTGATTGTTGACGACGAATCATTAATTTTTCATACTGGGCCGCGCAAGATGTTTCCCTTGGTACGCGAGGCGGTTGCGAGTATATTGCCAGTAGAACGCCTGCGTTATATCGCCTTTTCTCATGTTGAAGCAGACGAGTGTGGATCGCTCAATGAATGGCTAGCTGTAGCCCCAAACTCGTCGCCCCTTTGTGGCACGATCGCAGCAATGGTATCTGTCAACGACCTTGCCGATCGTTCGGCAAGATCCTTGGAGGACGGTGAGTTGCTCTCGTTGGGCAAAAACTCCATTCGTTGGTTCGATACACCCCATCTACCCCACGGGTGGGATTGTGGATTTCTGATGGAAGAACGCACCAAGACACTGTTTTGTGGCGACCTCTTTACTCAAGGCGGTGTCGAGATCGAACCACTCACTGAGTCGGATATTCTCGGCAAGAGCGAAGCATTCCGCCACGGGATGGATTATTTTTCTCATACGAAGAATACTCGCCTTCTGCTGGATAAATTGGCAGCCACCGAACCAGCAACGCTGGCGTGTATGCATGGTAGTGCATGGCGTGGTGATGGAGCAAAATTACTTCGGGATTTGGCTGATGCTTTGTCTGTTTAG
- a CDS encoding DUF3318 domain-containing protein gives MEPNVEIRRLLDVMPASGRMTTKLVSKPEQAKVIDASFPQPWNQARPIYINFDLWRRLTKPQRDLLLLQMVSWLTGVKWFKPDIYQGAVLVGLLGGFLEAAQSDVVGVAVAGGLSAIAAFRIWRTNKSQESELNADAAAIKIAQRRGYSEAEAAQHLLSAIEAVAKIEGRASFNFTELIRCQNLRAIAGLSPVGIPESYDR, from the coding sequence ATGGAGCCAAATGTTGAAATTCGCCGTTTGTTAGATGTAATGCCTGCTTCTGGTCGGATGACGACAAAACTTGTTAGTAAACCAGAACAGGCAAAAGTGATTGACGCCTCCTTTCCCCAACCCTGGAATCAGGCGCGACCGATATATATTAATTTCGATTTGTGGCGTCGCTTGACAAAGCCGCAACGAGACTTGCTGCTATTGCAGATGGTTAGCTGGTTAACGGGGGTAAAGTGGTTTAAACCCGATATTTATCAAGGTGCGGTGTTAGTCGGGTTGTTAGGCGGATTCTTGGAAGCAGCACAGTCAGACGTAGTGGGTGTAGCTGTAGCTGGGGGATTAAGTGCGATCGCTGCTTTTCGGATCTGGCGTACTAATAAATCTCAAGAGTCAGAGTTAAATGCCGATGCTGCTGCGATAAAAATAGCACAGAGACGCGGTTATTCCGAAGCTGAAGCAGCACAGCACCTATTATCTGCAATTGAAGCGGTAGCCAAAATTGAAGGGCGTGCCAGTTTCAATTTTACCGAGTTGATTCGTTGCCAAAATTTACGAGCGATCGCAGGTTTATCACCAGTGGGTATACCAGAAAGCTACGATAGGTAG
- a CDS encoding type II toxin-antitoxin system VapC family toxin yields the protein MGYLLDTNILTAILKKNQKVNSKLEELRFLGEDVFISCITYFESKRGLLYANATRQISDLNKFCGIYRILFLDDLEIIEKSCEIHAELKRKGRKIQEADVLIAATAIARGLVLVSNDSDLLRVEGLSLENWLV from the coding sequence ATGGGCTATCTTCTTGACACGAATATATTAACGGCTATTTTGAAGAAGAATCAAAAGGTAAATAGTAAGCTAGAGGAGTTGCGTTTTCTGGGAGAAGATGTATTTATAAGTTGTATAACCTATTTTGAATCAAAAAGAGGATTGCTTTATGCAAATGCTACCAGACAGATATCTGATTTAAATAAATTCTGTGGAATTTATAGAATTTTATTTTTAGATGATTTAGAAATTATAGAAAAATCCTGCGAAATTCATGCAGAGTTAAAAAGAAAGGGTAGGAAAATACAAGAGGCTGATGTATTAATAGCGGCTACAGCGATCGCACGCGGTTTAGTTTTGGTTTCTAATGACTCTGACTTGCTGCGAGTTGAAGGACTAAGCTTGGAGAATTGGTTAGTTTAA